Below is a genomic region from Planktothrix sp. FACHB-1365.
GGGTAAGCGTCTGAAGAATCCATTGTTGCTATTTTTTGGTAACAAAGGTCAACCAATTTCAGTAAAACTACAAGGTGAAGACATTTTAGGGGTAGGCAGCAAACCACTAATAGTTAATCCCATTGTGGAGTATGACACTGGCTTCCAATGTACCGATTTTACGGGTAATTATCAGATTGAGCAACCCCAGATGATTGCTGTGGAGCCGGGAAACCGCCTGATTGGACTTTCCCCTGGTGTAACGAAAGTATCTTTCTCTGATCAAGGGTTAGAAACATCGCGTCGTTACAAAGTTGTCTCCAGTCTCCCTGATCAAGTGCAAGTTCGCCTCCGCGCCCATGTTCTGGGGTCAACCCCAGAAGTTGAACAGATATATTTTGGCAGATTGTCCTTACAGCGCGTGAGTGCAACTATCTATGAAGGCAAATATACCTTGCCACGGGATTTTACCTTAGCAGATGTTTTTAGCTGTGGGATGGGTAACTTTGAGCGACAAAAGGACGGTTCACCGATGCCACTGCGGTTATTACAACCCCGGGAAGATACAGAACTAGAATATAAAATTGAACGCTGGTCTAAGTTTTAGCTGGCAATTATAAGATTTCACTCCTAGAAGAAAAAAATGATATGGATCAAATCACCCTTGCATCAGAACTCAGGCTGGAAGTTCCTCCTTATTACCAGTGTCACTACCCGTTAGTCGATTTGCATCTGCGCCAGATTACGGGTCAAAGTATACTCAGTTTATTAGCTAATTCCGAGTTTTGGGGTGTTCCTGTCTTTAGTGTGGAAACCGATGATTTAGTGCCGAATCCCGTCATCATTAGTAGGGAAAAGCTGTTTAAAGAGGAAATGGACTTATTTGAGTTAAATCTCACCCGTGCATCTTCTTTTGAGGAAGGACTAGCTCAAATTAGCACCCGTATCCAACACAATGAACCTGTAATCATCACAGGAACGACCTACGAACTGCCCTATAGTCCAGATTTCCACAATCCCAATTATCTCAAACCACCCGCCACTTCTGCTTTAGGTGGTGCTTTTCAGATTGCTGATCACTATATATCTGTGATGGGATTAGGATCTGAGGAAGTTTTAGTTTATGACCCCATACCCAACAAATTTGTTGGTACTATTTCCCTGGAAGCATTCGCAAAATTTTGGCGGGGTAATGTCCAGTTTGAGGTTTTTACTCAAGCTAGAGGCTTTTCTATGCTGGTCAGTTACGGTATTATCAACGTGACATTCGCTGCAAATTATCAAAATGAAAAGCTAGATCAACTAGCAATTAATATTCTCAATCGTGTGAATAGTGGCTTTTTGGCAGGACGAACAAGAAGTAGACCGGGTAGGATTTATTTGTCAGGGGTGGCTTTAAGTAATTATATCTATGAAACTTTTAGTTCTTATTACTCCCAGACAGGAGAAATACCCCAATCTCTGGGAAAATGCCTGTTTGATATGCGTTGGAGTCGCTATTATCTGCGGGATTTGCTGCAAAATCTAAAGCAAGAATTTAATTTCCCTCTTACAGAAATTTGTCATGAGATGCTGGAGGTGATTGAATTATGGGAAGAGGTTTATAAAACATTTCTGACACTTATACGGAAAAAGTCTGCGGTTGATCAAACCAAAGTCCAGAAGTTTATAGATTTCCTGGCGCAGGTGATTCAGAAAGAGCAAGACTTTCACCGTCAGATTCAAACTTGGTTAAGCCAAACAAAAGCGGGGTTAAATAGTGTATGAAAGAACGATCCGAGCTTCATAACAAGGTTCGGGATATTGTCCTAGCTTGTATTGAAGAAGTAATTGCCCAAGGTTGGGGTCGCATTCAGATTGAACAAGGTGAGGCGGCTAATATTCTAGCGGGGGGCGGGTTTATTGATTCATTAGGACTGACTTCATTATTGGTAGCGATCGAACAGGATATTGAGGCAGAATTGGGATTCACAATTAATTTAACGAGCACAATTACTGAAATTACACCCAGTAGCACCCATCCACTGGCTAC
It encodes:
- a CDS encoding acyl carrier protein yields the protein MKERSELHNKVRDIVLACIEEVIAQGWGRIQIEQGEAANILAGGGFIDSLGLTSLLVAIEQDIEAELGFTINLTSTITEITPSSTHPLATVGTLTNYIVNHIDNITVSGVV